From the genome of Micrococcales bacterium:
CGTGATCACATCGTCGGGTGCACCGTGCGGAACGAAGACGTTGATGTCCAGATCGATCGTGCCGCGCGGTTCTCCGGTGCAATAGGCCAGCGCGATGGCGCCGCCGAAGGCATGCGGGACGCCAGCCGCCTCGAATGCGGCATCGATGACCAGCAGTCGCTCGGCAAGGATGCTCATGATCGAGCGGGAGGCAGGGGTCGCAGCGTGAGCGCGCCGCGGCGCCGGGTGGGCAGCAGTTCGGTGAGGTCCAGCACCTGCTCCAGCGCCCGGGCGGCCGCGCGGTCGTCGATCCGCGGCCGTTTCTGGATGGCGAGTGTGCAGTCGCACGCCTCCGCGATGCGCGCCAGGGTGGCCGCAGTGGGGGTTCGGTGCCCCCGTTCGTAGGCGTTGACCGCGGTCCGCGGGATGCCCGATCTGCGAGCCAGCTCAGCCTGTGAATATCCGCGGGTGTTGCGCAACTCGCGGATAAGAGTCGAAGTCGCCATACCAGAAGTGTATCGAAAACGCTACAGCAGGGCGCAACTGTACCCGGGAGAGATCCGGACAGCCGGGAGCGAAAAGGACCGGTTGTATCGCTCCCGAACGACGGGATCGCTCCCGGGTAACGCTGGGGCGTGCCACACTCGCAGCGTGCCCGAGGACTTCGTGATCGCGCGCAACCCCGACCCCGATTCGAGCCTGCCGTACCTGGTGCGCATCCCGGTCGGCGAGCACGGGATCGTGCTGAAGGTCCGCGACACCTGGCCGCGCACCGCGAAGGTGTACTGCCACCGCGCGCCGGAATGGCCGGCGGATCCCGAGGTCGTCGAACGGGTGCCGGTGCGCTCGTGCGTGCGGCGCGGGCCGGCGATCGACCTGGTGCTGGACCGGGGCCGGGAGAACCGTTCGCAGTTCGTGATCACCCGCATCCGCGGCGGGCGGGAGGCGATCTTCTGGCAGTCGCCGCGCACCACCAGGCAGGCGCGCCCTGCCGTGCCGTTGCCGGCCGGACGCGCGCAGGGCATCACGGGTCTGCTCGTGCTGATCGACAGCCACGAGCGTTACCCCTACACCTTCGCCCGGCAGTCGGGGCGCGGGCAGGTGCGCACCGAGCGCCGCGGCCTGCCCGCCGGGGACTACGCCGTGGAACTCGACGGCCGGATCGTGGTGTCGGTGGAACGCAAGTCGCTGGCCGACCTGTCCGGCAGCCTGCTCGACGGGAGGCTGCGGTTCGCGATGGCGGACCTCGCGGCGATGCCCCGCGCGGCGGTGGTCGTGGAGGACCGGTACTCGGCGGTTTTCAAACTCGAGCACGTGCGGCCCTCGGTGGTGGCCGATGCGCTAGCTGAGGCGCAGGTGCGCAACCCGTCGGTGCCCATCGTCTTCGCCGAGACCCGCACACTGGCCGAGGAGTGGACCTACCGGTTCCTGGCCGCCGGCCTGGCCCAGATGCAACTCGAGGCCGCCGGCGACGCGGTGGAACTGCCGGTCGCCGGCCCGCTGCCGCCCGCCGAGCCGACCGTGGCGGTCGTGCGGGCGTGGGCGATGGCGCAAGGGATCGCGGTGTCGGACCGCGGCCGCCTGCGCCCCGAGGTGTGGGAGGCGTACCGGGCCGAGCACTGAGCGCAGCCCGGATCAACCGCCGCCCGCGAGCGTACGACGAAGAGCGGGGGGAAGGGGTGCGCAGGCCGCCCGGCGGGCTGGCGCGGTCCTGTTCGCCACGTCTGCCGTCGGTGGGCGTCCACGCCGCTGTCCGGCAGGCGCCGCAGGCGGGCCCCTGGTGCTGTCCGCGCAGGCCCACCGGGGGCCTGTACGACGGGGTGGTCCCTGCCGGCGGGAGGTCACGTCAGGCGGGCGGGGGCTCCCCGTCGCGGGGGCGGGGGGGGTGCGGGGGGGGCGGCCGCGCCCGCCCGCCCCCCCGACGGGGGGCCCGCGGGGGCCCGGGGCCCCGGGGCCGGGGGGCGCCAACCGAGAACACAACGCCGGAAGCAACCCCCGGCCCCCCCGCCGGGGGCGGGGGCGGGGCGGGGGGCACCGGGGGGGGGGGGGGGGGGGGGGGGGGGGGGGGCGGGGGGGGGGGGGGGGGGGGGGGGGGGGGGAAAAAAAGGTTTTGTAAGCCCGGCCGCTCTGGGCCGGGGCGCCGACGGGCCCGGGCGGCCCACGGCCCCACCACGGGGGCGTCCCGCTGCCGATCACGCGGGTCAAGATCAACGGCTGCGGCACCGACGGCTACGGACCGACGGCTGAGTGGTTGCAGAACTACTTCGGTGACGTGCGCGAGTACGGGACGGGTTCGGACCGCACCGAGGTGCGCCTGCGCAATGCGTGCAACATCCACGACGCGGCTTACACGGGAATCACCATCTTCGACGCGCTCGACAAGCAGTACGTGGAGCAGTACGTGGACTTCACCGAAGCGCATGGCGGCCTACCTGCGCACCTGCACGCACGGGCAGAGCCTGGCCTCGATCGTCGCCCTGATCCCGCTGCAGGGGATGGCCGCGCTGGACGAAGCCGGTGCCGAAACGTACTTCGGGCTGGTGCGTGAGTACGGCGGGGTCGGGTTCGACGCCGACGCCACGGTGCCGGGCACGCAGCCGCAGATGCCGAACCGCACGTTCCCGCCCGGTGGGGTGCGCAACAACACGTGAGGTCCTCTGCCACCCTGAGCGCATGGAGTGGACGTTCACCGCGGAACTGTGGGTCTGGGATGCGCGGCGGTCGGACACGTGGGTCTTCGTGACGGTCCCGCCGGACGTCAGTGGGGACATCTAGGACGCCGCCGACGCGCGCGGGCCGCGGGCGGGGTTCGGCTCGGTCAAGGTGCAAGCGCGGATCGGTGCCACGGTGTGGACCACGTCCGTCTTCCCCGATGGCGGCGCCGGCTGCTTCGTGCTTCCGCTCAAGCGCGCGGTGCGGGAGGCCAACGGGATCGGCCCGGGGGACGAGGCGGCGGTCACGCTGGAGGTGATCTGAGGCCGCCGGCACCAGCCGGTGGAACTTCGCAACTGTGCCGCGGCGCCACCGCAGCCGGTCGTCGGACTTCAGCCCGGTGAGTCCCACCACCCGCAGGGTCCCGGCCTTCGCGCTCGTGTGACGCAGGGGGACCGGATCGGGCGCGAGCAACACGGAGCCTCGAGACGGTGTGGCCCGTACGCAGTGCGCGGACTGTCGTGTCCACTTGCGCAAGGTGCAGCGCAGCTGTTGCCCGGCCGGGGCAGCAGTCCGCCGTCTACACGCGCGTCTGAAGCGGGGAGGCGAGGCCCAGTCGCCCTTCCGCATCACTGAGCACGAGCTCGTTCCACTCTGCGATCGCTTTCCGGTTCTCCGTGGACAGCTCGCGATCGCTGAGAATACTGGCCATCGGCAGGCTGCTGACTCCCAGCTGCAGACTTGCGAGGTCGAGCAGTTGCGCGATGACGTCCTGCTCCTTCTCGTCGAAGCGATCCAGCGGCAGGGGCGCGCTGGGATCCTCATCCTCGATGCGCACCTCGAGGCGCACTAGGGGCTTGAGACCCGACGACCGGATCTTCTCGAAGATCGCGGCGGCCCGGCCGGCCCAGGTTGCGAACTGCTGGAGGTCGTTGCCGAACGTGGCTTGGGTGTTCTGGATCGCGCGCAGTTCCGCGTTGCCGTCCCGCTCGCGCTCGTTGAGACGTTTGCGTTGGCGGTAGGCGACGACGCCCATGACCCCGAGCGCCGGCACCGCGATCAGCCCCGAAAGGAGCGCCGCACCTCCTGCCACGCCCAAGCCACCGGAGGCCAGGGAACCGCCGCCGAGTGCGGCCAGCGTCGCGCTGCTGGCCGCCGCCCCACTCAATGCCGAGATGGCCGTGCCGGTCGATGCGGTGGCCCACGCAGCGGTCGCCGTCAACGCGCCGTAGGCGGCCACTCCACCCGCTGCCGCACCCGCCCCTGCTCCCGCGGCGGTCAGCCCGGCCGAGCGCACCAACTCCCTCTTGAGCCGCGCGTGCTGGAGCTCGAGCCGTTGCTGTTCGGTGGGGTGTTCGGGCTCCTGTGGATCCGTGGTCAGGTGCTCACGGATGTCGGGGATCCGGGCCGTGGCGGCGATGAAGGGGAGGAGGAACTCGTCGCGCACCCGATCGTGCGCGGCCACCAGTTCCTTGGTCGCCTCTCCGGTGAGTTCGTCGAGGAGTTCGGCTTCCTTGAGGATCTCCTCCTCCAGCGCGGCGTTCTCCTCCGCCTGCGGGCCGACGGCGACGCGCTTGGCCACGCTGCGCAGTCGCGAGGAGCGCGACGCCCCCAGCCCGGCGTCTGCATAGAGTTCCTCGGGCGTGGTCTGCAGCGCCTCGGCGATGCGGCTCAACCGGCTCAGCGGCGGGGAGATGACACCATGCTCGATTCGCGACACGGTGACCCCGCCGCCCTGCCCGTAGCCGACCTCGGCGGCTAGCTTCTCCTGCGTCAGATTCAGCTCGCGACGCCGGTTGCGGATCGCCTGCCCCAGTCGCTGGGCCTCGGTGCTGTCAGACATGCTCTCACCCTATCCAACTAAGCGTTGGAAGCCTTGACTTAGCATTGCAGACAGTTCTCCGCTAAGTTCCAGCGAATGGGGGGCAGTCATGACCCACCACCTGAGGAACGGAGTAGAGGGATGAGCAAGGCCCGGGAAGACGCAAGCATCGTCGGACTCGTCATGATGGCCGGCGCCCTGGTCGCCGGGGGAGCGGCGGGAGCGTCGCACCTCGTCGAAAGGGCGAACCGCAAGCGCAACCTGCAGCGTCAGCGAGAGTCGCGGGAAGCGGTGCACGAGGCGGTGCAGGCCGAGATCGAACTCGCCGACCTCAAGCGCGAGGCGGCCCTGCGCGGCGTCGACGTGAGCTTCGTCGAGCAGGAGTGCCGGACTGCCATCGACGGAAATGGCTCGGTGCAACACGTGCGCGAGTTGATCGCGGCGGTGCGGGGGAGTATGTCTTGACGAATGCGTCCTGGAACGCTACCGGCAGCTGACATTCGTCAGCTGGCCTGAGGCTGCCTCAGCTGCTTCCCGGTACCGTGCAACATGTGAACGCGCGCACCCCGACCGGCTGCATCCGATGAGTGGCGGCCTCGCTGCGCTGCTCGACGACATCGCCACGCTTGCGCGCGCGGCCGCAGCCTCGATCGACGACGTGGCCGCCGGCGCGGGCAAGGCGAGCGCGAAGGCCGCAGGTGTGATCGTCGACGACACCGCGGTGACCCCGCGTTACGTGACCGGCATCGCACCCGAGCGCGAGTTGCCGATGATCAAGCGGATCGCGGTCGGCTCGCTGCGCAACAAACTGCTGATCATCCTGCCCGTCGCGCTGCTACTCAGTGAACTGCTCCCGGGGCTGCTGACGCCGATCCTGATGGTCGGCGGTGCCTACCTGTGCTTCGAGGGCGCGGAGAAACTGTGGGAGATGGCGCGCCCCCATGAGCATGGCGTGGAGGAGCCGGTCGTGCTGCAGGGCCAGGAAGCTGAGGACCAGCTCGTGCGCAGCGCGGTGCGCACCGACCTGATCCTGTCCGCCGAGATCATGGTGATCGCGCTCAACGAGGTCGCCGACGAGAGCCTGCTTGCCCGGGCCATGATCCTGATCATCGTCGCGTTCGCGATCACCGCGGGCGTGTACGGCGTGGTCGCACTGATCGTGAAGATGGACGACGTCGGCCTCAAGCTCGCCCGTGGGCGACGCGGCGGCGCGGCGGCGTTCGGCCGCGGGCTATTGCGGGCGATGCCGATCGTGCTCGCCGTGCTCGCCAACCTGGGCCTGGCGGCGATGCTGTGGGTCGGCGGCCACATCCTGCTCGGCGGCCTCGACGAACTCGGCGTGCATGTGTTCTACGACTTCGTACACGGGCTCGAGGCTGACGTTCACCACGGCGCTGCCGGCTGGCTGGTGAACACCGTATTCTCCGCACTGCTCGGCCTGCTCGTCGGCGCGATCATCGTGGCGGTGATGCACCTCTTCGCTCACTTCCGCGGCGGCGGACATGGTGATGCCGAGGTCACGGCGGCCTAGAGTCCTTGCCCGACCGTTGTCATGCGGGGGTCGCCAACGACCGCAACCGAGGCGTACGTGTTGCGGCGAAACGGGGACGGCCACCTGCGCATGGCGGGATCGGTGCCAGTCCGCGCCTGCCTCCACGCGCCCGGCCTGCTGGAGGCTTCAGTGGCTCGTCACTCAGGCCACGGCCTTCGGTCCGAGGTCTATCCCGATCGTGCGTGCCAGGGGCCGCTGCCTTGTTGCAGTCGATCGCCAATGCTCACGCACTTGTGGACGGCAACAAGAGACTCGCTTGTGGCAGCGACGATCGCGTTACTGGGCGTCAACGGCCAACGGGTTGACGTTGCCCCAACGAGCTGGCCTACGTACGGGTGCTGGCCGTCGTTGCTGGGGAGTGCGATGACGTCACGGAGATGGCCCTGCTGCTGCGTGGCCGGGTGGCGTGGAGTTGGCTTCCTCGCGTGCCGTGAGTCGATAGTTGGGTAATCACGTGCAACTGGGTTGCACCTCGCTACCGGACTTCGCCGCCCGCGGCAAGGCGGCCAGCTCGGCGCCGGGCGCCGCGCACCTGCCGGTATTCCTCAGGGCATGGACCCCCAGTACCACTCGAGGTCGCCGCCGACCGACATCCGTAAGTGGGTGGAGCGCATAGCGCCGTTGTACCGGGCGCGAATCGTCATGCTGGTGAAGTGGCCGTTCCTTGGCCGGCTCAAGGTGACACGGGCCTTTCGCGACGACCAACATTCGACTCCGCAGTACGCCCAGAGGGTGCCCAGGCCCTTCGCCTTATGCCGGTTCCACACCCGCCACGTCAGGTGTCCCTCGTTCTTTCCCCACGTGAGGCGTCCCAGCACTGTGTCGGAGGTGTAGCCGATGTGAGACGGCCTCGTGACGAACTTCCCGGAATTCACGTCGTCCAGCACAGTCACCGCCGAGGCCGCGGCAGTCCCCTCGCGCACGGTCGCTGCCCAAGGGCAGACCGCCCGCCACCGCGCCGGCGTGGTCACTCGGGCCGTCTCAACGAGCCGGTCGCCCGTTGTGGTCCCGGTGATGAAGTCCGACCTACTGACCCGGCGC
Proteins encoded in this window:
- a CDS encoding helix-turn-helix transcriptional regulator, whose product is MRNTRGYSQAELARRSGIPRTAVNAYERGHRTPTAATLARIAEACDCTLAIQKRPRIDDRAAARALEQVLDLTELLPTRRRGALTLRPLPPARS
- a CDS encoding Lsr2 family protein, which gives rise to MPDLRASSACEYPRVLRNSRIRVEVAIPEVYRKRYSRAQLYPGEIRTAGSEKDRLYRSRTTGSLPGNAGACHTRSVPEDFVIARNPDPDSSLPYLVRIPVGEHGIVLKVRDTWPRTAKVYCHRAPEWPADPEVVERVPVRSCVRRGPAIDLVLDRGRENRSQFVITRIRGGREAIFWQSPRTTRQARPAVPLPAGRAQGITGLLVLIDSHERYPYTFARQSGRGQVRTERRGLPAGDYAVELDGRIVVSVERKSLADLSGSLLDGRLRFAMADLAAMPRAAVVVEDRYSAVFKLEHVRPSVVADALAEAQVRNPSVPIVFAETRTLAEEWTYRFLAAGLAQMQLEAAGDAVELPVAGPLPPAEPTVAVVRAWAMAQGIAVSDRGRLRPEVWEAYRAEH
- a CDS encoding helix-turn-helix transcriptional regulator — protein: MSDSTEAQRLGQAIRNRRRELNLTQEKLAAEVGYGQGGGVTVSRIEHGVISPPLSRLSRIAEALQTTPEELYADAGLGASRSSRLRSVAKRVAVGPQAEENAALEEEILKEAELLDELTGEATKELVAAHDRVRDEFLLPFIAATARIPDIREHLTTDPQEPEHPTEQQRLELQHARLKRELVRSAGLTAAGAGAGAAAGGVAAYGALTATAAWATASTGTAISALSGAAASSATLAALGGGSLASGGLGVAGGAALLSGLIAVPALGVMGVVAYRQRKRLNERERDGNAELRAIQNTQATFGNDLQQFATWAGRAAAIFEKIRSSGLKPLVRLEVRIEDEDPSAPLPLDRFDEKEQDVIAQLLDLASLQLGVSSLPMASILSDRELSTENRKAIAEWNELVLSDAEGRLGLASPLQTRV
- a CDS encoding DUF808 domain-containing protein, which encodes MSGGLAALLDDIATLARAAAASIDDVAAGAGKASAKAAGVIVDDTAVTPRYVTGIAPERELPMIKRIAVGSLRNKLLIILPVALLLSELLPGLLTPILMVGGAYLCFEGAEKLWEMARPHEHGVEEPVVLQGQEAEDQLVRSAVRTDLILSAEIMVIALNEVADESLLARAMILIIVAFAITAGVYGVVALIVKMDDVGLKLARGRRGGAAAFGRGLLRAMPIVLAVLANLGLAAMLWVGGHILLGGLDELGVHVFYDFVHGLEADVHHGAAGWLVNTVFSALLGLLVGAIIVAVMHLFAHFRGGGHGDAEVTAA